The genomic interval GGCCGACGGCACCGTGCTGCGCTCGCAACGGATCACCGCGGTCAGCGGCAATGCCATCGACGAGCTCATCTACCACCATCTGGTGGATCTGCACTACGCCCGGCGCGGCACCCGTCCCAATCGCGGCATGCTGACCAACCGCGGCCGCGCCGCCAAGGAACATCTGTCCGTCTCCCCCGCGGTCACCATCGATCATGTCGCCGGTCGGCCGCTGAAGCTGACCAGAGCCGATTTCGAGGCCCTGATCGCCACTCTGCTCGACGATCTGGCCGAGTTCACCGGCGCGGTGTTCGCGAGCTCGCCCCGGCGTCCCCAGGCCATCGCGGTCATCGGCGGCGGCGCGAACATCCCCGCGGTTCTGACCGCGCTGGCCGACGAGTTCGAGGTGCCGGTGCTCAGCGTCGACGACCCGGAGGCGGTCATCGCCAAAGGCGCGGCGCTGGTGGCCGACGCGGCCCAGCCGTCCATGTTCCCGGTGGCCGCCGCGCTCGGCAACGACGCGCCGGTCGGCACGTTCACCAAGGTGGTCGGCACCCTCGCCGGCGCGATCGTGGTGGTCGGCCTGGTCATCGGCTACGGCGTGAAGACTTTCGCACCCACCTCCGACGAAGAGGTCTCCCCCGCCGGCACCACCAACAGTTCGCAGCTGACCACCCAGCCCGCGCCACCGGTCGGCACCGGCGACGGCACACCGCGCACGAGCGGCGGCAACATCCCGCCGATCACCCAGGATCGGAGCACCGCGCCGACGCGCACCAGCACACCCACCACTCCGACACCGGCGCAGACCAGCCAGCAGCCCACCCTGCGCCCGGATCCGAATCTGCCGCCGATCCCGTTCCCGGAACTGCTCGGGCCGCTGCTCGGCAACCAGGCCGCACCGGGTTCGTCCGCGGATCCGTCGCCCCAGCGCACGGCGACGCCGGGGCCGACCACGGGTCCGGCCCAAACCAGGATTCCGATGCCCTCGCCGCGGAGCGATTCCGGCTCGTCCAGCGGCAGGAACGGCTAGACGCTCGCGACGGCCCAGGTCCGAGTGGGCGTGATGGTGATCAGGATGCGGTCGTCGTCGGTGGGGATCAGGTCCGCGTCGGCCCGGAGATACTTCTCCCGGATGCGCGCGGTCCACCGGCCCTGCCGATCGTCCGTGAGTTCGGCGTCACCGATGATTCGGATCTGACGGTTCGGTCGCTGACCGTCGGCGCGCAGACCGAGTTCGTGATCGACCACCACGCCGACGCGCGAGTTCAGGCGGATACGCCGCACGTGCGGACGATCGGCGAAGCTCGTCAGCCGGAAAGCGCTGCCGTCCCACAGGAACCAGATCGGGGTGACGTGCGGATATCCGGCCGCATCGATGGTGGCCAGATACGCGACAGTGTCGTCGGCGAGCAGCCCGGCGATTTCCGCCTGGCGGAGCTGACGCATGATTCGCACCTCCCCGAGCCCGCGCTATTCGAACCTATGTTCGATTCTAGCTCGAGTCCGGGACGGTCAGCGTTCGGCGGAGGCCTCCGCGATGAAGGCCGCCATCACGGCGGCGCATTCGGCGGCGTGGGTTTCCAGCAGGAAGTGGCCGCCGTCGTAGACATGCATCTCCAGCCGATCCAGCACCCGGGCATAGGCCATGATCTCGGGCAAGTCGTAGAATGGGTCGTGCCGGCCCCACAGCACCAGGCACGGCGGCTGGTGCGTGCGGTGATAGTCGGCCAGCTCGGGGAAGCGAGCAACGTGCGCGCCGTAGGAGGTATAGAGCTGGAATTGGGCCTCGATGCAACCCGGTCGCGACAGCCGTTCCCAGTCCAGCTGCCAGCCCTCGGGCGGCGGCAGGTCACGTACCCGATCGGGCAGACCGCCCAGGTACTGGTATCTAGTGCTCTCGAAGTTCATCCAGTCCGGCAGCGCGGCGCGGTTGGCTTCGGAGGGATCGGCCCAATAGGCGCGGGAACTGTCCCACTGGCTGCCCATGCCCTCGTCGTGGGCATTGCCGTTCTGCACGATGAGGCCGAGGATGCGCTCGGGGTGCCGCGTGGCGAGGTAGTAGCCCACCGGTGCGCCGAAGTCGTGCAGGTAGACGAAGAACTCGTCCACACCGATCAGCTCCAGGAAGCGCTCGATGGTGTCGGCCTGGTGGGCGAAGGTGTACTCGTACTTGTCGACCGGTGGCGCACCGGAGAATCCGGATCCCGGCAGGTCCGGGGCGATCACCCGGCTCACCTCGGCCAGCGGCGTGAGCACGTCCCGGAAGCTGTACGACGAGCTCGGGAACCCGTGCAGCAGCAGCACACACGGCTTGTCCGCGCTGCCGGCCGCTCGGTAGAAGATCTCCAGTCCGTCCACATCGATACTGTGATGGCGTGGCTTGTGCACGCCACTATCCAAACGCGACGCGCCCCGCCGCGCCGAGAAATCGCGCAGATCGATACGGGATCGAAAACCGCGTCAGCTGACGCGGCTCACCGAGACCGGCAGACCGGGGTCGGTGGCGACGGTGAGTGCGGACGGGCCTGCGCCGCCCGCGATGACGTGGGCGCCGAGCGCCGCGATCATCACCCCGTTGTCGGTGCAGAGCCGGGGCTTGGGCACGCGCAGGGTCAAACCGGCCGCGGCGCAGCGCTCTTCGGCCAGCGAGCGGATGCGCGAGTTGGCGGTGGCGCCGCCGCCGAGCACCAGGGTGTCCACGCCGATGTCCTGGGCCGCGCGAACGGCCTTCATGGTCAGGACGTCGGCCACCGACTCCTGGAAGGAGGCCGCGATGTCGGGGATCGGCAGCTGGTCCGGCGTAATGCCTTGGCGCTGGGCCGCTTCCACGTGGCGCGCGACGGCCGTCTTCAGGCCGGAGAAGGAGAAGTCGTAGCGGGGATCGCGCGGGCCGGTCATGCCGCGCGGAAACGCGATGGCTTTCGGATCACCGGTCTGGGCGGCCGCGTCCAGGGCGGGACCGCCGGGATAGCCGAGTCCGAGCAAGCGCGCGACCTTGTCGAAGGCCTCCCCGGCCGCGTCGTCGACGGTGCTGCCGAGTTCGATAATCGGCTCGGCCAGGTCGGCTACGTGCAGCAGATGCGTGTGGCCGCCGGAGACCAGCAACGCGACGCAGGGTGGCATCGGACCGTGTTCGAGGGTGTCCACCGCGACGTGACCACCCAGGTGGTTCAGGGCGTAGAACGGGATATCCCAGGCCGCCGCATAGGCTTTCGCGGCCGCGACGCCGACGAGCAGTGCTCCGGCCAGGCCGGGACCGATGGTGACGGCGAGCGCGTCCGGCTTGGCGATGCCCGCCACGGACAGCGCCCGCCGCATGGCGGGCACGATGGCTTCCAGGTGCGCGCGCGAGGCGATCTCGGGAACTACGCCGCCGAAGCGGGCGTGCTGGTCGACGCTGGAGGCCACCTCGTCGGCGAGCAGCTCACAGGTGCCGTCGTCGTGCCGGCGCACGATGCCGACTCCGGTCTCGTCACACGAGCTTTCGATGCCCATCACGATCACGACAGCACCTCATCCGGGAGCGGCAGCGCCGACAATTCGGGCCGCCGCATGGTGTACGCGTCGGCGCCGCTGGGGTGGTAGTAGTTCTTGCGCAATCCGATGATGTGGAAGCCGTGTTTGGCATACATCGCGATCGCGGGTTCGTTGTCGGTGCGCACCTCGAGGAACACCGGGCCACCGCGCTTGCCGGCCTCCGCCAGCAGCGCCTCCAGCAGCAGGGTGCCGACGCCACCGCGGTGACAGACCGGGTCGACGCCGATGGTGTGCACCTCGGCTTCGGGATGCTCGGCGTCACCGAGCAACGCCACGCCCGCGTAGCCGACCATGCGGTCCTGTTCGTCGCGGGCGGTGATGTAGAGATTGTGCTTGGCCGCGAGTTCGGAGCGGAACGCGACCGCCGGCCACGGATCGTCCTCCGGGAACAACAACTGTTCCAGTTCGACGCAGCGCTCGATGTCCCGGTCGGTCATCGGTTGGATATGGATGTGCCCGGGACGGGTGCCCTGGTTCACCGGTTCATGCTCCCGTCCGGTCGAGCGTACGAAAGCTGTTCTCGACGGCGTCGGGACGGCGCAGGTACAACGGCACCAGCGGCTCGGGCACGGCGCGGTCGAGCACCTCCCGGGCCGCGGCGCCGACCAGCCCGGCGGGTGACGGCGTCTCCACCGGCAGCACGGCCAGATCGAAAAAGTCCACGTGCGAAGCCGATCCGGCAATGGCCGTGGCCTCCCCGGAGTCGAGTTCGCCCGGCTTGATCACCCCCGGGCCGGCCACGCGGACGCCGTCGCGATAGCGCGCCCAATACACTTCCCGGCGGCGCGCGTCGGTGACGACGAGCAGTTCGCGGCCGGGGTTGAGATCCGGCGCGGCGTCGGCGGCGATCGCGTCGAGACTGCAGACGCCGTAGACCGGGATGCCGAGCGCGTCACCGAAGGCGGCGGCGGTGGCCATGCCGACGCGCAGCCCGGTGAACGGGCCCGGCCCGACACCGGCGACGACCGCGGCGATATCGGTTCTGGAACGGCCTGCCTCGGTGAGGCATTCGAGGATCTGCGGAGTCAGCACCTCCGCGTGCGCTCGGGGATCCACCCGAACACGCGAGGCGACCGTGCGCAGCTCCACCGCACCGGCGGTCTGCTCCAGTTCCACCAGTCCCGCCGTAACGGCGGGTGTCGCGGTGTCGACAGCTAGTACAAGCATGATTGGCCCAACGATACCGGGTGGTACCTCGCCGCGGTGCGGTGCTACCTGCTCGGCGGATACCGCGCGGCCCGGTCCCAGGCCGATCACATTGACGCAGGTCACTACTGGTGGTCAGGGTGTGCTGGCACACCCTGGCGCGGGCTCAGGCTTCCGCCGTGCCGGCGATCCATTCCCACACGGCGGTGCGGACATCGGACTCGGGCTCGCGCGAGAGCCGCACGCGCAGGTGCCGATCGGCCAGGTGCTCGACGACGCCGAGACCCCACTCGACCACGACCACCGCGTCCTGCAGATCGGTGTCGAGGTCCAGCGCGTCCAGTTCGTCGAGGTCGCCGCCGAGCCGGTAGGCGTCCACATGCACCAGCGGTACGCCGCGCTCCCCCGCCCGGTGCTGCCGGGCGATGATGAAGGTCGGCGAACTGACCCGCCCCTGCACGCCGAGCCCCGCCGCGATGCCGCGCGTGAGCGCGGTCTTGCCGGCACCGAGCGGCCCGTCGAGGACGACCAGATCACCGGCCTTCAGTTCCTCGGCCAACTCCCGTCCGAGCGCCTCGGTATCGGCGACCGCCGAAAGCATTCGCGTCCGCTGCACCATCGCCGACCTCCGATCTCCGGGTATTCCGTCGATCGGGAGCCTACCGGGGGCGGCGCGTACGTCAGCGCCGACGGCGTCGGGTGCGGCGCCAGCCGAAGGGGCCGGGCAGATCCATCGAGGTGGTCTCCCGGCCGGATGTGCTGGTGGTGTGCCGGGGGCCGCCCCGACCGCCGGTGGTGATCGACAGCGAGCGGCGATTGACGTTCAACCGCACACCCGGGAAGATCTTGAAGCTCTTACGGAAGGTGAAAGGCATTCGAGCCTCCTTTCATGAGTGGCGTATACCCACGAAAGGTCAAGTGAATCTTCAGCTTCCGATCGACTGCGCGGTGCCGGCGCGATCGGGCGTCAGGGCACCGGCGCGGATCAGCAACTGATGCAGGGCCTCGTTGATGACGTCCGGGAATTGCAGGTGCGGCATGTGGGCGGCCTCGCGGAGCAGGATGAGTTCGCTGCCGGGTAGATCACGGTGCAGGGCGCGCGAGTTGCGGAACGGGATGACCAGGTCGTGCAGGCCGGTGATGATCAGGACCGGCAGGTTGGCCAGGGCCGGGAGGGCGGCCGATTCGTCGTGCAGCGCGAAGACTTTCAAGAATTTGACGACGGTTTCGATCGGGGTGCGGTCGATCATCAGGGTGGTGAAGCGAGACAGCGTGGGGCTGACCGGGCCGTGGTAGGAACTCACGTGCAGGATCGGAGCGATCACGTGGCGGACGGTGCTGCGTCCGGCCTGCACCAGCGCCGGCGCGGTGTGCACGGCCAGGCGGAAACCGTCCACGGCGGGGTTGCGCAGCAGCTGGGTGATACCGGCGGCGGTGACCTCGGCGGCGGCCGTGGACAGCAGTCCGACGCCGATCACCCGGGTGGCGAACAGCTGCGGGAACTGCGCGGCCGCGGCGAGCACCGCCATGCCGCCGAGGGAATGACCAACCAGGACAACCGGTCCCGTCGGCGCGGTGGCCGCGACGACGGCGGCCACGTCCCGGCCGAGCTGGGCGACGGTGCAGCTCTCCGTGCTCGGCGCGCCGGAGTGACCGTGGCCACGCAGGTCGAAGAACACCATGCGAACTCCCGCGCCCCAGCGCTTTTCGAGATCGCGACGCTGGAAGTGCCAAGACTCCAGGCTGTTACAGAAGCCGTGCACGAAAATCACGGTGACGGGTGCGTCGTCGGGCCCGCAGGTGCGGGTGGCCAGCAGGATCCCGTCCTCGGTGCGCACGGTGCCCGCGCGGTCGCGCTCGAACAGCGCGAAAT from Nocardia goodfellowii carries:
- the tsaB gene encoding tRNA (adenosine(37)-N6)-threonylcarbamoyltransferase complex dimerization subunit type 1 TsaB, with amino-acid sequence MLVLAVDTATPAVTAGLVELEQTAGAVELRTVASRVRVDPRAHAEVLTPQILECLTEAGRSRTDIAAVVAGVGPGPFTGLRVGMATAAAFGDALGIPVYGVCSLDAIAADAAPDLNPGRELLVVTDARRREVYWARYRDGVRVAGPGVIKPGELDSGEATAIAGSASHVDFFDLAVLPVETPSPAGLVGAAAREVLDRAVPEPLVPLYLRRPDAVENSFRTLDRTGA
- a CDS encoding alpha/beta fold hydrolase produces the protein MHKPRHHSIDVDGLEIFYRAAGSADKPCVLLLHGFPSSSYSFRDVLTPLAEVSRVIAPDLPGSGFSGAPPVDKYEYTFAHQADTIERFLELIGVDEFFVYLHDFGAPVGYYLATRHPERILGLIVQNGNAHDEGMGSQWDSSRAYWADPSEANRAALPDWMNFESTRYQYLGGLPDRVRDLPPPEGWQLDWERLSRPGCIEAQFQLYTSYGAHVARFPELADYHRTHQPPCLVLWGRHDPFYDLPEIMAYARVLDRLEMHVYDGGHFLLETHAAECAAVMAAFIAEASAER
- a CDS encoding Hsp70 family protein; amino-acid sequence: MRTSLGISAGNEVVCSALVATAPNGAQSFDYRVVSADAAHSDLGDLVASSIELMTNQLPSAQHVSFDIAWPATPVAVGFTGQPNPAVVGRPTNVAVAYRSKEQAQVIRSATGKQRDLRLVPESTAALTFLRHTGLLDRYETVAIVDLGATGLSVTVADQADGTVLRSQRITAVSGNAIDELIYHHLVDLHYARRGTRPNRGMLTNRGRAAKEHLSVSPAVTIDHVAGRPLKLTRADFEALIATLLDDLAEFTGAVFASSPRRPQAIAVIGGGANIPAVLTALADEFEVPVLSVDDPEAVIAKGAALVADAAQPSMFPVAAALGNDAPVGTFTKVVGTLAGAIVVVGLVIGYGVKTFAPTSDEEVSPAGTTNSSQLTTQPAPPVGTGDGTPRTSGGNIPPITQDRSTAPTRTSTPTTPTPAQTSQQPTLRPDPNLPPIPFPELLGPLLGNQAAPGSSADPSPQRTATPGPTTGPAQTRIPMPSPRSDSGSSSGRNG
- a CDS encoding pyridoxamine 5'-phosphate oxidase family protein, with the translated sequence MRQLRQAEIAGLLADDTVAYLATIDAAGYPHVTPIWFLWDGSAFRLTSFADRPHVRRIRLNSRVGVVVDHELGLRADGQRPNRQIRIIGDAELTDDRQGRWTARIREKYLRADADLIPTDDDRILITITPTRTWAVASV
- a CDS encoding DUF4236 domain-containing protein, which produces MPFTFRKSFKIFPGVRLNVNRRSLSITTGGRGGPRHTTSTSGRETTSMDLPGPFGWRRTRRRRR
- the tsaD gene encoding tRNA (adenosine(37)-N6)-threonylcarbamoyltransferase complex transferase subunit TsaD — its product is MIVMGIESSCDETGVGIVRRHDDGTCELLADEVASSVDQHARFGGVVPEIASRAHLEAIVPAMRRALSVAGIAKPDALAVTIGPGLAGALLVGVAAAKAYAAAWDIPFYALNHLGGHVAVDTLEHGPMPPCVALLVSGGHTHLLHVADLAEPIIELGSTVDDAAGEAFDKVARLLGLGYPGGPALDAAAQTGDPKAIAFPRGMTGPRDPRYDFSFSGLKTAVARHVEAAQRQGITPDQLPIPDIAASFQESVADVLTMKAVRAAQDIGVDTLVLGGGATANSRIRSLAEERCAAAGLTLRVPKPRLCTDNGVMIAALGAHVIAGGAGPSALTVATDPGLPVSVSRVS
- a CDS encoding alpha/beta fold hydrolase, giving the protein MRSRRSKRSTVMRGGMATAGVVGALAGAHALRRIGARVLWPARRDEYRDEDFALFERDRAGTVRTEDGILLATRTCGPDDAPVTVIFVHGFCNSLESWHFQRRDLEKRWGAGVRMVFFDLRGHGHSGAPSTESCTVAQLGRDVAAVVAATAPTGPVVLVGHSLGGMAVLAAAAQFPQLFATRVIGVGLLSTAAAEVTAAGITQLLRNPAVDGFRLAVHTAPALVQAGRSTVRHVIAPILHVSSYHGPVSPTLSRFTTLMIDRTPIETVVKFLKVFALHDESAALPALANLPVLIITGLHDLVIPFRNSRALHRDLPGSELILLREAAHMPHLQFPDVINEALHQLLIRAGALTPDRAGTAQSIGS
- the rimI gene encoding ribosomal protein S18-alanine N-acetyltransferase; translated protein: MTDRDIERCVELEQLLFPEDDPWPAVAFRSELAAKHNLYITARDEQDRMVGYAGVALLGDAEHPEAEVHTIGVDPVCHRGGVGTLLLEALLAEAGKRGGPVFLEVRTDNEPAIAMYAKHGFHIIGLRKNYYHPSGADAYTMRRPELSALPLPDEVLS
- the tsaE gene encoding tRNA (adenosine(37)-N6)-threonylcarbamoyltransferase complex ATPase subunit type 1 TsaE, which codes for MVQRTRMLSAVADTEALGRELAEELKAGDLVVLDGPLGAGKTALTRGIAAGLGVQGRVSSPTFIIARQHRAGERGVPLVHVDAYRLGGDLDELDALDLDTDLQDAVVVVEWGLGVVEHLADRHLRVRLSREPESDVRTAVWEWIAGTAEA